From one Colletotrichum destructivum chromosome 3, complete sequence genomic stretch:
- a CDS encoding Putative mitochondrial carrier domain superfamily yields MTRRRDDDTAPYDPYTGVLPVLPPGTELSLPDKDPRSNAATAASAAGVRALSAQAIAFYFRAPVKAFFRTRVDYLAYARSVHQAQIDLLAQAAAREPSTRLRATLHQAWFYLRGTTPGVLTSAVKQHGWSVLPNQVLPPLIANVGVGAVLYTSYLTILGNLHEESGKARKTVYPPPHPTQTFTAGLLAGSLQSFIAAPLDAIQARYDHRDLITTEGGKPRSMWAFSAEKLREIGARGIFAGWGLSLMKDSFGAAIFFSVFEYVKAQGYYRFVSWYYGGLEEHIVDFLAQKRPPKKHKLDEDDRQPLIIRPHYAIEPLFLLLGGLSASFAQQVVLHPLTHVQVEHWDRLEGLDAKAAKLKALRGADPSQRSDGWRMFRAYYRAYKETWSECCAEAAKEGLGVRKWLWRGFWWNTIRQVPSTSAGLIIFELVRRKYGLGNEEVRIEGDGYDILLN; encoded by the coding sequence ATGACGCGACGTCGCGATGACGACACTGCACCTTACGACCCGTACACCGGCGTACTCCCCGTTCTCCCGCCCGGCACCGAGCTCTCGCTCCCGGACAAGGACCCGCGCAGCAACGCCGCGAcagccgcctcggccgccggcgtgcGCGCCCTGAGCGCCCAGGCCATCGCATTCTACTTCCGAGCCCCGGTCAAGGCCTTCTTCCGGACCCGCGTCGACTACCTCGCCTACGCCCGCAGTGTGCACCAGGCCCAGATCGACCTCCTCGCACAGGCTGCCGCGAGAGAGCCTTCCACCAGGCTGCGCGCGACCCTCCACCAGGCGTGGTTCTACCTGCGAGGCACCACCCCGGGCGTGCTCACCTCGGCGGTGAAACAGCATGGCTGGAGCGTCCTGCCGAACCAGGTTCTCCCGCCGCTCATCGCAAACGTAGGTGTCGGCGCTGTCCTGTACACCAGTTACCTCACCATCCTCGGCAATCTGCACGAGGAGAGCGGGAAGGCAAGAAAGACCGTCTATCCACCACCGCACCCGACGCAGACCTTCACTgcgggcctcctcgccggaAGCCTCCAGAGTTTTATCGCAGCGCCTTTGGACGCCATCCAGGCCCGGTATGACCACCGCGATCTCATCACCACCGAAGGCGGGAAGCCGAGGAGCATGTGGGCCTTCAGCGCTGAGAAGCTGAGAGAGATTGGTGCGCGCGGCATATTCGCCGGCTGGGGCCTGTCCCTCATGAAGGACAGCTTTGGCGCCGCGATATTCTTCAGCGTCTTCGAGTACGTCAAGGCCCAGGGGTACTACCGCTTCGTGTCCTGGTACTacggcgggctggaggaACACATcgtcgacttcctcgcccaGAAGCGGCCGCCCAAGAAACACAAGctggacgaagacgacagaCAGCCGCTTATTATCCGACCTCATTACGCCATCGAGCCCTTGTTCCTactgctcggcggcctgaGCGCCTCGTTCGCTCAACAGGTTGTTCTCCACCCGTTGACGCATGTGCAAGTCGAGCACTGGGACCGTCTCGAAGGGCTGGacgccaaggcggccaagctGAAAGCACTCCGAGGCGCGGACCCGAGCCAACGAAGCGACGGCTGGAGGATGTTCCGGGCTTACTACCGAGCCTACAAGGAGACGTGGTCGGAGTGCTGTGCCGAGGCTGCCAAGGAAGGGTTGGGCGTGAGGAAGTGGCTTTGGCGCGGTTTCTGGTGGAACACGATCCGCCAGGTCCCCAGCACGAGCGCTGGGCTGATCATTTTCGAGCTGGTTCGACGCAAGTACGGCCTAGGCAACGAGGAGGTCCGCATCGAAGGGGACGGCTATGATATCCTACTCAACTAG
- a CDS encoding Putative metallo-beta-lactamase, ribonuclease Z/Hydroxyacylglutathione hydrolase: MANIPESDNIVRVKLIDTTTAMVGTAESFVQPVVQGHEVINFCSLAFLLENETLGKRAMFDLGVRKDYWNLPKAAQQGVLGPDSVIFGMSVEKGVDEVLRDGGVDPESIDYCIWSHAHFDHRGDVSVFPKSTTLVTGPGYFSSKGRPGGRDDPQAAPEFEGRVLKEAEFDGGLTVGKFKAQDFFGDGSFYLLEAPGHQPEHICALARTTPSSSPSGATFVFLGGDICHFAGVFRPTADTPLPEGIPASAITRRSDWSSKAACPCSYFTPHHPNAKDEDSARTTPWYQLPRSGEHPVYADIDLAADSVSKMRELDIKDNIMVCIAHDASLLDVLPVFNREPRRDINDWKKEGWKETTYWSWLNEVAVEGKTPRPPVVEGFWRDGKKWDYASHLKSLG; encoded by the exons ATGGCCAACATCCCAGAGTCAGACAATATCGTGCGCGTCAAGCTGATTGACACGACGACCGCCATGGTCGGCACGGCCGAGTCCTTCGTGCAGCCGGTCGTGCAGGGGCACGAAGTCATCAACTTCTGCTCATTAGCGTTCCTCCTCGAGAACGAAACGCTCGGGAAGAGGGCCATGTTCGACCTCGGAGTCCGCAAAGACTACTGGAACCTGCCAAAGGCCGCTCAACAAGGGGTCCTGGGACCCGACAGCGTCATCTTCGGCATGAGTGTCGAAAagggcgtcgatgaggtcttgagagacggcggcgtcgaccctGAGTCTATTG ACTACTGCATTTGGTCTCACGCACATTTCGACCACCGCGGCGATGTGTCTGTTTTCCCCAAGTCGACGACCTTGGTTACTGGCCCTGGGTATTTTTCATCAAAGGGCAGGCCGGGCGGACGAGATGATCCGCAGGCAGCCCCCGAGTTCGAAGGTCGGGTGCTCAAAGAGGCAGAATTCGACGGTGGTCTCACAGTGGGCAAGTTCAAGGCCCAAGACTTCTTTGGCGACGGTTCCTTTTATCTCCTGGAAGCCCCCGGACACCAACCAGAGCACATCTGCGCTCTTGCGAGGAccacgccctcctcgtctccCAGTGGAGCGACCtttgtcttcctcggcggcgacattTGCCACTTCGCGGGCGTCTTCCGGCCGACTGCGGACACCCCGCTCCCTGAAGGCATCcccgcctcggccatcacGAGACGTTCGGACTGGTCCTCCAAGGCAGCGTGCCCGTGCTCCTACTTCACACCTCATCACCCCAacgccaaggacgaggactcGGCCAGGACCACGCCGTGGTACCAGCTGCCCCGCAGCGGGGAGCACCCGGTCTACGCGGACATCGACCTGGCCGCGGACTCGGTGTCCAAAATGCGGGAGCTCGACATCAAGGACAACATCATGGTTTGCATCGCGCACGATGCGAGCCTGCTGGACGTGCTGCCCGTGTTCAACAGAGAGCCGAGAAGAGACATCAACGattggaagaaggaagggTGGAAGGAGACGACGTACTGGAGCTGGTTGAACGAGGTCGCCGTGGAGGGCAAgacgccccggccgccggtcGTGGAAGGGTTTTGGAGGGATGGGAAGAAGTGGGATTATGCTTCACATCTGAAAAGCCTCGGTTGA
- a CDS encoding Putative tannase/feruloyl esterase, alpha/Beta hydrolase, with amino-acid sequence MSRYSKAALRALAARATTSSLADVCTVENVQNALPSNGTLLGIDLLPSTVTASPVYNATTGGGMMGGSSSGTTYTYCNVTVHYTHTGKGDTVVVKYALPSPTDFKSRFYVAGGGGFSLSSDATGGLSYGAAGGASDAGYDAFSNSYDEVVLYGNGSINWDATHMFGYQALGEMTQVGKALTKGFYSMGADDKVYTYYEGCSDGGREGMSQVQRWGEEYDGVIAGAPAFRFAQQQVLHVYSSAVEHTQDYYPPPCELAKIVNATIAACDGLDGRTDGVVSRTDLCKLQFDLKSVVGEPYYCAEKNSTSLGFGFNKRQAQGSTTSYQPAQNGTVSEQGVAVAQAIYDGVFNSEGQRAYLSWQIGSELGDASTTYNSETDAWELSIPSTGGEYVTKFVQLLDLDNLSDLNNVTYDTLVDWMNIGMIRYTDTLQTTLPDLTPFQASGGKLLHYHGESDSSIPAASSVHYWQSVRSVMYPNASDAEALESLADWYQFYLVPGAGHCGTNSLQPGPYPLSNMATMIDWVEGGNKPSRLNATVSSSTNVNAGETQMLCQWPTRPLWRGNSSDFDCVNDEKSIDSWTYTFPAFKIPVY; translated from the coding sequence ATGTCTCGTTACTCCAAAGCGGCTCTCCGCGCGCTGGCGGCCAGAGCCACCACGTCTTCCCTGGCGGATGTTTGCACAGTCGAGAACGTCCAAAACGCCCTGCCCTCCAATGGCACTCTTCTCGGGATCGACCTTCTTCCATCGACCGTCACGGCCAGCCCGGTTTACAACGCCACCACTGGCGGAGGCATgatgggcggcagcagctccgGCACGACTTACACCTACTGCAACGTCACGGTCCACTACACCCACACCGGCAAGGGTGACACGGTCGTTGTCAAGTACGCGCTTCCGAGCCCCACTGACTTCAAGAGCCGATTTtacgtcgccggcgggggcGGTTTCTCTCTATCCAGCGATGCCACCGGCGGCCTGTCGtacggcgccgccgggggtGCCTCCGACGCCGGCTACGACGCCTTCAGCAACAGCTACGACGAGGTTGTCCTCTACGGCAACGGCTCCATCAACTGGGACGCCACCCACATGTTCGGCTACCAGGCCCTGGGCGAGATGACCCAGGTCGGCAAGGCCCTCACCAAGGGCTTCTACAGcatgggcgccgacgacaaggtcTACACCTACTACGAGGGCTGCTCCGACGGTGGCCGCGAGGGCATGAGCCAGGTCCAGCGCTGGGGCGAGGAGTACGACGGCGTCATCGCGGGCGCTCCCGCTTTCCGCTTCgcccagcagcaggtccTCCACGTTTactcgtccgccgtcgagcaTACCCAGGACTACTACCCGCCCCCCTgcgagctggccaagatcgtcaacgccaccatcgccgcctgcgACGGGCTCGACGGGCGAaccgacggcgtcgtctccCGCACCGATCTCTGCAAGCTCCAGTTCGACCTGAAGTCCGTTGTTGGCGAGCCCTACTACTGCGCCGAGAAGAACAGCACCTCGCTCGGTTTCGGGTTCAACAAGAGACAGGCCCAGGGCAGCACGACCAGCTACCAGCCCGCCCAGAACGGCACCGTCTCCGAGCAGGgagtcgccgtcgcccaggccATCTACGACGGCGTCTTCAACTCCGAGGGCCAGCGCGCCTACCTGTCGTGGCAGATCGGCTCCGAGCTCGGGGACGCTTCCACGACGTACAACTCCGAGACGGATGCCTGGGAGCTGAGCATCCCCTCGACCGGCGGCGAGTACGTCACCAAGttcgtccagctcctcgacctcgacaacctGTCGGACCTGAACAACGTCACCTACGACACGCTCGTCGACTGGATGAACATCGGCATGATCCGCTACACGGACACCCTCCAGACCACGCTGCCGGACCTGACCCCCTTCCAGGCCTCGGGCGGCAAGCTCCTCCACTACCACGGCGAGTCGGACTCCAGCATCCCCGCCGCGTCCTCCGTCCACTACTGGCAGTCCGTCCGCTCCGTCATGTACCCCAACGCGTCCGACGCGGAGGCCCTCGAGTCCCTCGCGGACTGGTACCAGTTCTACCTGgtccccggcgccggccactGCGGCACCAACAGCCTCCAGCCGGGCCCGTACCCGCTGAGCAACATGGCCACCATGATCGACtgggtcgagggcggcaacaAGCCCAGCCGGCTCAACGCcaccgtctcctcctccaccaacGTCAATGCCGGCGAGACGCAGATGCTCTGCCAGTGGCCCACGCGTCCCCTCTGGCGCGGCAACAGCTCCGACTTTGACTGCGTCAACGACGAGAAGTCGATCGACAGCTGGACCTACACCTTCCCTGCCTTCAAGATCCCCGTTTACTAG
- a CDS encoding Putative major facilitator superfamily, MFS transporter superfamily, with the protein MASALKESVPRDKWWEWRWFSPDDTKEERRLITKIDLLLVPYSVLGYWVKYVDQSNLNNAYVAGLKEDLGFYGNELVQLQTLFTLGSVLGQIPFLFIMTYVPIQYLIPICDIMWGIFTLLQYRVNSYAELAAYRFMVGWFEAAFFPAMHYVFGSWYRGHEIARRGGIFYTGLAAGTLTAGLIQAGASRSLEGVHGLEGWRWMYIICAIITIPVGIFGFFVIPGTVDQPNRFCVNSKDIETARERLEKHGHVLHGKMKFGHIKRTLLGFRFWLVITTDVLFWNAGIHKNTGSYLLWIKSLGRYSAAKVNEMGTIAPALGIAYTLIACFASDMFLGPAWAITVCSALNALGLIFLTAWTVPEGGLWFGFATMYWSNALSSVFHGWVNNLLRDSPEERSFTLVLINLLSQSSTAWTPLLTFPTVEAPRFRKGYSFCLGCAIALIVFTWVMHYYLKRDRRQKAGSADEETSSRHGSGVTTPLEGDFKKTENSAAEKKNIEKSIDGSGKGIKGGGDRITVL; encoded by the exons ATGGCGTCTGCGCTCAAGGAATCCGTCCCGAGGGATAAGTGGTGGGAATGGAGATGGTTTTCTCCCGACGACACAAAGGAAGAGAGGCGCCTGATCACCAAGATTGACCTCCTCTTGGTGCCCTACTCGGTCCTCG GTTATTGGGTCAAATATGTCGACCAATCGAACCTGAACAACGCctacgtcgccggcctgaAGGAAGATCTCGGCTTCTACGGCAACGAACTCGTCCAGCTCCAGACTCTGTTCACTCTAGGATCGGTGCTTGGCCAGATCCCCTTTCT GTTCATCATGACATATGTCCCAATCCAATACCTCATCCCGATCTGCGACATCATGTGGGGTATCTTCACGCTCCTTCAGTACCGAGTCAACTCCTATGCCGAGTTGGCTGCGTACAGATTCATGGTCGGCTGGTTCGAGGCTGCTTTCTTCCCGGCGATGCACTACGTATTTG GCTCTTGGTATCGAGGCCACGAAATTGCCCGCCGCGGAGGTATCTTCTACACCGGTCTGGCCGCCGGCACTCTGACCGCTGGCCTCATCCAAGCCGGCGCATCGAGATCTCTAGAAGGCGTTCATG GCCTGGAGGGCTGGCGATGGATGTACATCATCTGCGCCATAATCACCATCCCCGTCGGCatcttcggcttcttcgtcatcccgGGCACCGTCGACCAGCCCAACAGATTTTGCGTCAACAGCAAGGACATTGAGACCGCGCGTGAGCGTCTCGAGAAGCACGGCCACGTGCTGCACGGCAAGATGAAGTTCGGCCACATCAAACGGACCCTGCTCGGCTTCCGCTTCTGGCTCGTCATCACGACCGACGTCCTCTTCTGGAACGCCGGCATCCACAAGAACACCGGCTCCTACCTGCTCTGGATCAAGAGCCTCGGGCGCTACAGCGCCGCCAAGGTCAACGAGATGGGGACCATCGCCCCCGCCCTCGGCATAGCCTACACCCTCATCGCCTGCTTCGCCTCGGACATGTTCCTCGGACCGGCCTGGGCCATCACCGTCTGCTCGGCTCTCAACGCGCTCGGCCTCATCTTCTTGACCGCGTGGACCGTCCCCGAAGGCGGGCTGTGGTTCGGGTTCGCAACCATGTATTGGTCCAACGCCCTGTCTTCCGTCTTCCACGGCTGGGTCAACAACCTTTTGCGCGACAGCCCCGAGGAACGTAGCTTCACACTCGTGCTCATCAACCTGCTCTCGCAgagctcgacggcctggacgcccCTTCTCACCTTCCCTACGGTGGAGGCTCCCCGGTTCAGGAAAGGATATTCGTTTTGTCTGGGTTGTGCCATCGCTTTGATCGTCTTCACTTGGGTCATGCACTACTACCTGAAGAGGGACAGGAGACAGAAAGCCGGCTCGGCGGATGAGGAGACGAGCAGTCGTCATGGCAGCGGCGTGACGACCCCGCTTGAGGGCGACTTCAAGAAAACCGAGAACTCTGCTgcagagaagaagaacattGAGAAGAGCATTGACGGCAGTGGAAAAGGAATCAAAGGAGGTGGCGACAGGATCACAGTGCTCTGA
- a CDS encoding Putative peptidase T2, asparaginase 2, nucleophile aminohydrolase, with protein MPDLGPRSARLLLLSLLLAGRALAESHPSPGLPMVINTWGGPFTAATDAAYQALVRPGASALDAVEIGCATCEANQCDGSVGFGGSPDERCETTLDAMIMDGVTMKSGSVAGLRRVKNAIGVARHVLEYTSHTMLAGDLATDFAVENGFPAENLTTEASAARCAEWRRSNCQSNYRQNVTPDPKSSCGPYTPVELDSGAAGYFDLIAPNSAQASHDTISMMALDASGVMAAGTSTNGASFKVPGRVGDGPITGSGSYVDGDVGACGATGDGDIMMRFLPCYQAVESMRRGMSPQEAARDAVVRMVRKYPAVASGIVVVNNKGEHGGAGSGWTFTYAFRGGKMNATEVVTVPPVCVSRSLDSTELR; from the coding sequence ATGCCGGATCTCGGCCCCCGCTCCGcccggctcctcctcctctccctcctcctcgccggccgcgccctcgccgaatCTCACCCTTCCCCGGGCCTCCCCATGGTCATCAACACGTGGGGCGGCCCcttcaccgccgccaccgacgccgctTACCAGGCCCTCGTCAGGCCGGGCGCAtcggccctcgacgccgtcgagatcGGCTGCGCCACCTGCGAGGCCAACCAGTgcgacggcagcgtcggcttcggcggctcGCCCGACGAGCGCTGCGAGACCACCCTCGACGCCATGATCATGGACGGCGTCACCATGAAGTCCggctccgtcgccggcctccgCCGCGTCAAGaacgccatcggcgtcgcccgccaCGTGCTCGAGTACACCTCCCACACCAtgctcgccggcgacctggccaccgacttcgccgtcgagaacGGCTTCCCGGCCGAGAACCTCACCACtgaggcctcggccgcccgcTGCGCCGAGTGGCGCCGCAGCAATTGCCAGTCCAACTACAGGCAGAACGTCACGCCCGACCCCAAGTCGTCCTGCGGGCCGTACAcgcccgtcgagctcgactcgggcgccgccgggtaCTTTGACCTCATCGCCCCGAACTCGGCCCAGGCATCCCACGACACCATCTCCATGATGGCACTGGACGCCAGTGGCGTCATGGCGGCCGGCACCTCGACCAACGGCGCTTCCTTCAAGGTGCCCGggcgcgtcggcgacggccccATCACCGGGTCCGGCTCCTACGTCGATGGGGACGTCGGCGCCTGCGGCGcgacgggcgacggcgacatcaTGATGCGGTTCTTGCCCTGCTACCAGGCCGTCGAGAGCATGAGACGGGGCATGAGCCCGCAGGAGGCCGCGAGGGACGCCGTGGTGCGCATGGTGCGGAAGTACCCCGCCGTGGCGAGCGGGATTGTGGTCGTCAACAACAAGGGGGAGCACGGGGGAGCGGGATCCGGATGGACCTTTACATACGCCTTCAGGGGCGGCAAGATGAACGCCACCGAGGTCGTGACTGTGCCGCCCGTGTGCGTCAGTCGGTCATTGGACAGTACAGAGCTGAGATAG
- a CDS encoding Putative aminotransferase class-III, pyridoxal phosphate-dependent transferase, major, producing the protein MTTEHNRPVGADEPAVKIEQQLKACVDRYVAENPGSGQVNKSASGSLPGGTTRSVLYYQPFPLAFSGGHGCHLTSVDGHEYLDFVSEYCAGMFGHSHPDIIAAVESVTKSGFTLGGPTPMEGELGAMLVERFPSVDAIRFCNSGTEANTMAIATALHFNGRKKVLVFENGYHGGTLSFSQGNPLILPHEFVYGRYNDVEFTRPKITHDIGVIIVEPMQGAAGMIAGDAEFLQFLRDEATRIGAVLVFDEVITSRLHYGGLQEHLGITPDMTTIGKHFGGGFSFGAFGGRGEIMALYDPQSPRSLFHSGTWNNNVFSMTAGVAATKLLSRAALERNNALGDRLRRGLAAAFASRDASQVITLTGFGSVIGVHFNGPSADTLRDLFFFYLLGKRIYVGRRGFLALNLTHGEEHIRRVLDAVGEFCDEVL; encoded by the exons ATGACCACGGAACATAACAGACCTGTCGGAGCGGACGAGCCAGCGGTTAAGATTGAGCAGCAACTCAAGGCATGCGTCGATAGATATGTTGCCGAGAACCCAGGGTCCGGCCAGGTCAACAAGAGCGCGTCCGGGTCGCTGCCAGGCgggacgacgagatccgTTCTCTATTACCAACCCTTCCCGTTGGCCTTCTCGGGCGGCCACGGCTGCCATCTGACATCGGTCGACGGCCACGAGTATCTCGACTTTGTGTCCGAGTACTGCGCCGGCATGTTTGGCCACTCGCACCCggacatcatcgccgccgtcgagagcGTCACGAAGTCGGGCTTCACGCTGGGCGGGCCGACTCCCATGGAGGGCGAACTGGGGGCGATGCTCGTCGAGAGGTTCCCcagcgtcgacgccatccgaTTCTGCAATTCGGGGACTGAGGCGAACACGATGGCGATAGCCACGGCTCTGCACTTTAACGGGCGGAAGAAG GTTCTAGTTTTCGAGAATGGGTATCATGGCGGCACGCTTTCTTTCTCGCAGGGAAACCCGCTCATTCTGCCTCATGAATTCGTCTACGGCCGATACAACGACGTCGAGTTCACTCGGCCCAAGATCACGCACGACATCGGGGTCATCATCGTGGAGCCGATGCAAGGCGCGGCCGGCATGATCGCAGGAGACGCAGAGTTCCTCCAGTTCCTCAGGGACGAGGCAACGCggatcggcgccgtcctcgtcttcgacgagGTCATCACGTCGAGGCTGCACTACGGCGGCCTGCAGGAGCACCTGGGCATCACGCCCGACATGACCACCATCGGGAAGCACTTTGGCGGGGGCTTCTCGTTCGGCGCGttcggcggccgcggggaGATCATGGCGCTGTACGACCCGCAGTCGCCGCGCAGCCTCTTCCACTCGGGGACGTGGAACAACAACGTCTTCTCCATGACGGCAGGCGTCGCGGCGACGAAGCTGctgtcgagggcggcccTCGAGAGGAACAACGCGCTGGGCGACAGGCTCCGCCGCGGGCTCGCCGCGGCTTTCGCGTCCAGGGACGCGTCCCAGGTCATCACGCTCACCGGCTTCGGGAGCGTCATCGGCGTGCACTTCAATGGACCATCGGCCGACACGCTGCGGgacctcttcttcttttacTTGCTCGGGAAGAGGATATACGTCGGTCGTCGGGGGTTCCTCGCCTTGAACCTCACGCACGGGGAAGAGCACATCCGGCGTGTGCTCGATGCGGTTGGAGAGTTCTGCGACGAGGTGTTGTGA
- a CDS encoding Putative major facilitator superfamily, MFS transporter superfamily yields MTSDELSSPRRLQRVRRTLSSAAVGSLHLLASDTEFSQGSRYEEHTSPTRTSSRSQTARSRSSGSRSTEITSSSEDVLARTLSLPSIPEGEGSHGTDHRNPFADPRLRVQLSNEPRNPFDDAYSTELAGRPVEEAPSYHVFSRRQKWFVIAVIGAAGLFSGLSSNIYFPALDVISTDLQVSHQMVSLTITSYLAVQGVSPLIWGSISDALGRRPIYIASFAVYIVANIGLSFSPNFAVLLIFRGLQAAGSASTVSIGNGVIQDISPPAERGTFISFYQAIRNFSIAIGPVLGGVLANFLGFRSIFVFLLALSSAVTLVIVVFLPETMRAIAGNGSLRLQGVYKPLIRYLGKEPDYMEDPEGPVRRKEVTPMTFVEPLRLLAQKDILVNLVFGGVVYTVWSMVTSSTTDLFKMTFHLSELQIGLAFLPNGFGTIIGSAIAGKLMTRDYLSVEETYKASHDSDATERFTGGNLPADFPIERARLKRLPWIVLIFVITTAAYGMSLNFASLTSRRGWIAVPLVLQFFVAATSNAVFSLNQTLITDLCPGKGASATAVNNLVRCGMGAVGVALAEMFIHSTGPGATFLGLALTTVAVGPLAVVHWYWGQSWRASRMEAAERARTEKALGS; encoded by the exons ATGACTTCTGACGAACTGTCATCGCCCCGGCGGCTGCAGAGGGTACGCCGTACTCTCTCCTCGGCAGCGGTGGGAAGTCTGCACCTCCTGGCGAGCGATACGGAGTTCTCGCAGGGTAGCCGCTACGAAGAACACACGAGTCCCACACGGACGTCCTCCAGGAGCCAGACGGCTCGATCTCGTTCGTCGGGAAGCCGGAGCACGGAAATCACGAGCTCGTCGGAAGACGTCTTGGCGAGGACGTTGTCTCTGCCGTCAATACCGGAGGGCGAAGGGAGCCACGGCACCGATCACAGGAACCCGTTTGCCGACCCGCGCCTCCGGGTGCAACTCTCGAACGAACCTCGAAACCCGTTCGACGATGCGTACTCCACAGAGCTGGCGGGACGGCCGGTGGAAGAGGCGCCGTCCTATCACGTCTTCTCCAGGAGGCAGAAATGgttcgtcatcgccgtcattgGCGCTGCTGGTTTGTTCTCGGGGCTCTCTTCCAACATTTACTTTCCGGCGCTGGACGTCATCTCAACA GACCTTCAAGTGAGCCATCAGATGGTCTCCCTGACGATCACGTCCTATCTCGCCGTTCAAGGTGTCTCGCCCTTGATCTGGGGGTCGATATCCGACGCTCTGGGCAGAAGGCCCATCTACATCGCGTCCTTCGCGGTGTACATCGTCGCCAACATCGGCCTCAGCTTCTCGCCAAacttcgccgtcctcctcatcttcagGGGCTTGCAAGCAGCCGGGAGCGCTTCGACCGTCAGCATAG GAAACGGCGTGATCCAAGACATCTCTCCCCCGGCGGAGAGGGGGACGTTTATCAGCTTCTACCAGGCGA TCCGAAACTtcagcatcgccatcggACCCGTGCTCGGCGGAGTGCTCGCGAACTTTCTCGGTTTCCGGtccatcttcgtcttcctcctggCCCTCTCGTCCGCGGTCACGCTCGTCATCGTTGTCTTCCTGCCCGAGACCATGAGGGCCATCGCCGGGAACGGATCGCTCCGGCTGCAGGGCGTCTACAAGCCGCTGATCCGGTATCTGGGAAAGGAGCCGGACTACATGGAGGATCCCGAAGGGCCCGTCCGGCGAAAGGAAGTCACGCCAATGACGTTCGTCGAGCCGCTGCGCCTGCTGGCCCAGAaggacatcctcgtcaacctcgttTTCGGCGGCGTGGTGTACACCGTCTGGAGCATGGTCACGTCAAGCACCACGGATCTCTTCAAGATGACATTCCATCTTAGCGAACTCCAGATCGGTCTGGCCTTTTTGCCAAATG GGTTCGGGACGATCATTGGCTCGGCCATCGCTGGCAAGTTGATGACGCGAGACTATCTTTCCGTCGAGGAAACATACAAAGCATCCCACGACTCCGACGCCACCGAACGTTTCACGGGGGGCAACCTGCCCGCCGACTTCCCCATAGAACGCGCCCGCCTGAAGCGACTGCCGTGGatcgtcctcatcttcgtcatcacCACCGCGGCCTACGGCATGTCTCTCAACTTCGCCTCCCTCACTTCGCGGCGCGGCTGGATCGCCGTGCCTCTTGTTCTGCAGTTTTTCGTCGCCGCCACAAgcaacgccgtcttctcgctgAACCAGACCCTCATCACCGATCTGTGCCCCGGAAAGGGTGCcagcgccaccgccgtcaacAACCTCGTCAGGTGCGGAatgggcgccgtcggcgtcgcgctGGCGGAGATGTTCATCCATAGTACGGGACCTGGAGCTACgttcctcggcctcgccctcaccACAGTTGCAGTGGGACCCCTGGCGGTTGTACATTGGTACTGGGGCCAAAGCTGGCGGGCCAGCAGGATGGAAGCGgccgagagggcgaggactgAGAAGGCACTCGGCAGCTAA